The DNA segment AGCGGCAAGAATTAATGAAGGTATTTTACAGGCTAAAGGAGACTTAATCTTATTACATCATCCACGCTCTATCCTACCGATTGAAGCCATTGATTCACTTCAGCAATATAAACAAACTAAATATTTTTGGGGTGGCTTTAAACATCAGTTTGATCTTAAACACCCTTTTCTATCTTTTATCTCTTGGTACTCTAATCAAGTACGCTTTATTAAAAAAAATATTGTTTATTTAGATCATTGTATTTTTTTAACCAAAGACTTAGCAAGCCTATACTTTCCAATTCAAGAGCTAGATATATTTGAAGATACCTTAATATCTGAGCTATTAAGCCAAAATAATCAACCACAGATGCTTAATTATCCTGTAATGACCTCATCGATTCGCTTTCAACAAAATGGTATTTATAAACAATGGCT comes from the bacterium SCSIO 12844 genome and includes:
- a CDS encoding glycosyltransferase, translating into MISIIIPTFNEIEHGYLEDILSKYQSIADIEIICVDSNSDDGTKALIQQSDAYLISTNKYNRAARINEGILQAKGDLILLHHPRSILPIEAIDSLQQYKQTKYFWGGFKHQFDLKHPFLSFISWYSNQVRFIKKNIVYLDHCIFLTKDLASLYFPIQELDIFEDTLISELLSQNNQPQMLNYPVMTSSIRFQQNGIYKQWLSNQLLKFCYKIGISDHKMNRFYEKNCPLNVKKSTYKK